From a region of the Mercurialis annua linkage group LG1-X, ddMerAnnu1.2, whole genome shotgun sequence genome:
- the LOC126664387 gene encoding uncharacterized protein LOC126664387: protein MMLVLGFPLQWISWIMKCVTTVSYSIIINGEPKGFFRPSRGLRQGCPLSPYLFLFCTEGFSNILNRANLEECDVFIEILWLYGNASGQLINLEKSSLFFSSNIPTDLCSVLADKLQVGSVGLQDKYLGLPSLISRSKAQIFSDIRNKVWRGLLTARNALNLGMCWRVGTGGMISIREDP, encoded by the exons ATGATGTTGGTGTTGGGCTTTCCTTTACAATGGATTTCATGGATTATGAAATGTGTAACTACTGTATCATATTCTATCATTATTAATGGTGAGCCTAAAGGTTTTTTCCGTCCATCCCGTGGATTAAGGCAAGGATGCCCACTCTCTCCTtacctatttttattttgtacagAAGGTTTTAGTAATATTCTTAATCG AGCAAACCTAGAAGAATGTGATGTTTTTATAGAAAttttatggttatatggaaaTGCTAGCGGTCAACTCATTAATTTGGAGAAATCGTCATTGTTTTTTAGCAGCAATATACCGACAGATCTGTGTAGTGTTCTGGCTGATAAATTGCAAGTGGGTAGTGTGGGTTTGCAAGATAAATATCTCGGTTTGCCATCTTTGATATCGAGATCCAAAGCACAAATATTTTCAGATATTAGAAATAAA GTATGGAGAGGGTTGTTAACTGCCCGTAATGCGCTGAATTTAGGAATGTGTTGGCGTGTTGGTACTGGGGGAATGATATCTATCCGGGAGGATCCATGA